From Loxodonta africana isolate mLoxAfr1 chromosome 16, mLoxAfr1.hap2, whole genome shotgun sequence:
ccccaaggccatggtccctacagccctcagcccagcaattcagtccctcagggagtttagatgagtctatggagcttccatgactttgccttgtgcaagttgtgctggcttccccagtattgtgtactgtcttacccttcaccaaagttaccacttatctattgactttttagtgtttttccatccctaccccaccccttcctcgtaatcatcaaagatcgtttctttttgtgtataaaccttttcttcagtttttatagtactggtctcatacagtatttgtccttttgtgattggcttatttcagtcagcataatgccgtctAGATTCATCTATGTCAtgagatgcttctcagattcatcattgttctttaccacgACGCAGtacccattgtgtgtatgtaccatagtttgtttatccatttatctgttgatgggcatctaggttgtttccatctttttgctattgtgaacaatgctgcaatgaacattcaggtgcatatgtctattcatgtgacggcttttctttctctaggatatattcctaggggtgggattgctggattgtatggtacttctatttctagctttctaaggaagcaccatatcgttttccaaaatggttgtaccattttgcattccaaccagcagtgcataagagttccaatctcctcaaagcctcttcaacatttgttattttctgctttttcgatttgtgccagtaatgccggggtgagatggcatctcattgtggtattgatttgcatttctctaatggctagtgatggagagcatttcctcatgagcctattggccacttgaatgtcttctttggtgaagtgtctgttcatttccctgcccattttttaattggattatttgtctctttgttgtagaggtgttggattttcctataaattttagagattagacctttgtcagatttgtaatagccaattttttccccccagtctgtaggttctcttttcactcttggtTCAGCTGGAGTATCTTTAGGCTGTCAGCGTGCCCTCCAAAACAATAGCAGCACCTCCCCTAATGTCAACCCGTCCATCAGCACGCACTGAAATCATCAGTTCTCCTCCTCGATGAGAACACTGAAAGGCTAGAGAAAGCAGAAAACAAGGCACAAATGGAGATCATTTCCCCTTTTTAATCAACAGAACAGAGTGAGACCTATTATTACAAGCCCTAGAGTCCTCCAAGGTCAGTTTAAGAATAAATTGGTTCATCTGTTTATGGTACTGCCCACCCCCATTCTGCCGAGGGAGGACTGAGAGGGGCACAAATGCAATCTGGTCTGCAAAGTACACAGCTCTTTATCTTCCCTTCCTCAGCCTTCTCCCTGGCTATTTCCTCTACCACCTCTGGTGCTGTTCCAGACACAACCCACGTACAGCTGGCTCCCCAGCTCTCTCTAGGAGGAAGCAAGTGTGTGCGGAAAGATCGAGCCACCGACTAGACATCTCAGAAGTGAAGCAGGGTGgtctgagccctcctgacaaggTCTCATCTTCCCAGCTCTGAATACATACGATGCTGCCATTTGCCTGGTGCTGCCGATATGGTGGAAGATAAGACAGAGGATTCCTTCCCTCATAATATCATCAGGCCACCCAGTGGGCCAGGGCAACAAAAAAGGCAAGGTCCCCGCCTTCCTGAGCTCAGTGCCTGGGGGAGTAATTAGGCTCATCAAGGAAAGAGACAGCCATGCTGCTATCCCCAAATCAAGGCCTCAGAGACCTAACCCTCCCACTAAGAGCCCCATCTTCTAGGGTCAGACTTCTACTCTGATAATCAGGACAGTGTAGCTCTACTGACTGCAATCCGGTATGTGTGTCCCTGAGCAATATTTTAATCACCAGGGGACTTGATTCCAAAGTAATTTGTTTGATTTTATCCCGTAACTAGCAATGTCAGTAAGGAACCTTGATGATCATCAGTGACCATCCAGTCTCAATCTACCACGCTATAAATAACTTCTTTCGGCATGTCATCGGTGttacctgccatcaagtcagcccctaactcatggcaaccccacggaCAATGGAACAaagtgttgcccggtcctgtaccatccccatgaatGGTTGCGGATcaaacctttgtgatccatagggtttttattggctgattttcagatcaccaggcctttcttcctagtccatcttagtttggacgctccactgaaacctgttcagcactatagcaacacgcaagcctccagtgacagacagaaggcagctgcacatgaggtgcattggcttgGAATCAAACAGGGTCTCCTGCatgcaaggtgagaattctaccattaaaccaccaatgcccccactCTCTGGGCCATATAGCTAGTTAATTTATTCAGTGAGAATTTATTGGTCACTTACTGTATTAGAAGGGTCTGTGGAGGGTAGGTATAGAGAACGGAAGATGTTCTGGGTAGAGGGTTAAGGgtaaaggaatttaaaaatctTTCATTTTCATGTGACTTATACATGGCATTTCATTACATTTTCAAATGGAtagaaaataggcaaaggaacACCAGCTtaaagttgctgttgttgtatgccatcaagttgattctgactcatagcaaccccatgtgatgagtagaactgccccacagggttttcttagctgtgatcATTATAtaagcagatcatcagatctttctccctcaggcCCACCGggtaggttggaactgccaacctgccggttagcagccgagcacttaaccattgtgccaccagggctcctaagcttAAAGTtcggcaaaagaaaaagaaattagacAAAAACGATCCTACCACGCATCTCTTTCTTCCCCAGTTGCTGGGACCAGTAGCTGCTGAGAACAGTATGTGTAGACCCTTCAAAGAAGCGAAAAGTTACCAATCAATCCCAAAGAAAAAGGTGGGGGCTTTGTGGTAAATTTATAAGCAGTTACGATCTATCACGTAAAATAATCCCAGCTTGACTGAGCCTTCGATAACCTAATCATGACACTGGCCATAGCCAAAGCAAAGATGGTAGAATTAGCAGGTAGAAAGATAGACACAGAATTCATGGATAAACTCCTCCAAATTACGTCTCCGATATGTCTGACGCTTTCTGAAGGCTGAATTAAACTACAGGTGAGTCTTGTTGACTAGCTCATTGTCAGCCCGTGGTGGGGAGATCAAGGGTTTCACATAGATGCTTCTACTTCTTTTGAGATAAAATATGTCTTTCCCTCTAGGGAGCATGTGCAAGGAAAGGTGCGAACTCTGATACAAGGTCTAATTCTCCACCAAGCCAATATTGCCTGACTTCTAAATTTTCCTTTAAGTGAGGTGTTTCTTTGCATGATCGTGCCCTAGGTTTATATcacagaatatatttttaaatgaagaaacaaaatggAAGTAATAACTGATAGAAAAGTCTTTGAGGGTGAAAGGATGGGGAAGAAAAGGCCCCATCCTCCAGGAAAACGTATGAAATGTTATGGGAGATTCAAGGAGAGTGGCCACTGTCCCGGTTTGCCCAGGGCTGTGCTGGTTTTAGCACTGAAGGTCCTGCATCCTGAGACACACCCCTCAGTCCTGGGAAAACTGGGGTGGTTGGTCACTGCTGTCCAAAGGTCTTATGCGCTAGAAAAATATTATTATAGGAAAAAAACTTGCCTTCTGTGCCAATTAAAATCTTTGGGAAGCAGCTATGCATATGCAAATGTGCTCAGAACTTCTCTTCGTGGGGCAGGGTTGAGTTGGACTGTCTGGATATCTTTGGGCATTTTCCTGAGTCTTTAAAAGTGCTCACTTGCTGAGCTTGGCATTTCACATGTTTTGTTCCTCAGCGAGTAAGTCAAGGTCCTGAAGTCATCTGACCAGATCTGGAGCCTCCTGAAGCCTCTTCCCCAGCCCTGCTGCCATCCAGCCCTCCAGCCCCTTCTTCAAGCACCCTCGCCCTGTTGCTGCTTGGCCTGCTGCTCTGAAAGATGGTGAAATTGGAGGCTTGACATTGCTGCCCATCTTTGATTTCATCCCTCTGCTTCAAACTGGTAGAAGATCCCCAATACCCACTTCCCaaacccaccccaccccactttAGAGGCAAGCCCAGGAaaggaggagaggaaaggaaCACTATTCCTGTTCCTCTTTCCCACCTACAACCCAGGAGCTTATCCTTCACAAACCAAACCTTATCAAGATGTCAGAGATGCCACAAGTGATGTGACAATGACAGGCCTGTCATTGAAAAGGACAAAAGGTTTGGGGAATCTATTGGAATCAGCCTCTGAATTTTGCAAATTACAAATCTGGAGGGTGTTAAATCAGGTAGTCAATTTCATTGTTATCATTAAAATAGCTAATAGTttatgggggagggggaggacacaatgcttagggggcactgagcttctgtcaaGGGTGACGGTTGAAAAAAAGGATATAGCTAATAGTTATCAGGTATTTCCCATGTGTCAGGCACTTAACATGCACTGTGTTGACATAACCCTGTGAGGTCATAGCTCTCTATTACAGGAGGGAGGACTGAGACtaaaaagttaagtaacttgcccacggTCAAGAGCTAGAAAGCTAGGATGGAAACCCAGGCTGCCTGACAGTAAGCTTTAACCCTGCTCCACTGCCTCCTTTCACTCTGTGTTTTTCATGTGAGACTTCAGTGAAGGGGATGTGGAGGAGAAAGAAGCAAAGGCAGCTCAAAACCCAAGCAACCTGAAAAGTCACTTGAAGGGCACTTAAATCGCTGTGTGTCACCCTCCTCCACCATTGTTTAACCCTTCTCTGAACCCAAGTAAAACTGTACCTGTAACAGGGTCTTCAGCCACACCAACCCATGGTGCAAAATATCTGGAGTAAAAGTCAAACGCTTGACTCtgcccaccaggctctcctttaAGGGTGAGAATGAGTCCTTTCACCTTCCCTGTGTTTTCAACTTGCAGCAGATCCTGTGTGTTCACCATCAGGCCCTCCAGAAACGACCTTGTTTATAAATGGATGGATTAGGACAAACATATTTTACATACCACCCACTACACAGACTCTGTCAAACAGGCCAGGGTGCAGCTTCCCCTCAACAACTCAGCACGAGGGGAAGGAAGAGCGAGTGGTGATACCTTCCCACCAGGCGGAAGAAACTCTGTGCTGAGTAAATCATGATTTGGGTGGAAACAGCACAGCCAGACCACGCCCGAGCTATACACCTAGGTGCTCAGCCCTCCCAACGGTGCTTACAAGGCCAGAATCTTTTTACCTGTCATAAGTGTCACTGAGCCGGACAAGGAGATTCTGGGTATCTGGAGAATAACAGATCTCCTGGACCAGGGTGTCACGGATGGCAGTCTGTGGAGACAAACCAAAAACACCTCAGGAGCAGTCCTGGGACAAGCCGTTGATCCCCTGTAATGGGGAACAGCCCCTCATTGATcatctgctctgtgccaggcacaccCATGGTCTCTAATCCCCTACAGTTTTAGTTCAATTCCGGGGCTCAGGATGTTGCCCAGGTGAAGCCAGTTTCCTGCCTACTAGAGGCCTCTGAGGGTCCCTGTTCAACTTACCCTCTGTAAGCCCCTCCTTTCCATTGCTCACAAATGCTTGCTACCTGCCTCAACACATACAAGTCCTTCAGGTGGATGTTTTCCCCACAGATGAGGAGAAAGAGAGTTACAGAAGCCCGGGGtcacttatacacacacacacacgcatcttGACCCAGGTCTGAGAGGCCCAGGAGCCTAAGTTCTGAATCACTATGACCTATTTGCTGTCTTTCAAGATGCGGCATCATATCCACGTcttagagttgttgtgaggactaaatgaaataatatacatAGACTATCGGCAGCAGCGACTAGAACATTCTACATGGCAAGGGCTCAGGGCAGCAGTTTGATTGGAAGTTGGAACTAGAGGACTCATCTCGATGCTTTGGTTGGCAAGCGCACTGCTTTCACTTAGATTGAATGTGGCAGGTCAAAAACATGCAACGTTTTCTAAAGATACCTTGGTTTGCCCTTTACTTAAGACTGCACACAGTCTTGCTCGTATCTAAGAATTTCGTTGGTCGGGGTCGGGGGTGGTGGTGCTGAAGAGGATTATGAGGGGACAAACGGCTCCAATGCCAGCCCTTGGTGGCACCCCCAGCTGTCGAGCAAAGCAGATGATAGTTAAGTGGCAGTTACATGGCAGACATTGGTGGCTTCAGGTGCTCTAATCCGTGTTAGGGACTTATATGCTCGAGCTCCCACAATCAAGACTCCCATTGCATTGAGCCATGCATGGCCTATGTGCCTCTGTGACTACAGCTGACGTGTAGAAATAGCCATATCCCCTGTGTTCTCCaggtctttctgtctctctaaTCCTACCCTTCTTACGGGCATTCTCATGTCAATTTCAAAGTTTAATTCTCATCTGGGAATCTTATTGCTAGCTCCTAGGGAGGAACACTAAATGACAACACTCACGATAAAGAACTCTTTATGATCCCATTTATCAAACGCCAACCTGAGGCTTAGGTTAGGTTACGTTCCTCCCACCATGAAAAAGGTCCACTGTAAGAATATCTTCCATTTCCTCACCAACGTGCTTAAAGTGGTTCATTTGTAAATTTGACTTGTCTTCTGAAATGCAAGCCATAGTGTAACATAGAGTCCCTCTGGCTTGTTTATATATTCCTTGAAAACTTAGAGCAAAACACTAAAAAGACTATAAAGGCCATAGCTGAAAAGTCACTGAGAAACACCCCAGTGGTGCCCACAGAAGGCCATTTTAGGAAATTGTCTTTTCTCACGACAGCCCTCGCCCTAGTCCTGACCTGGACTCTGCCTTCTCTGAACACTGAGCACCTGTCTGAGGGCTGCCCTGGCCCTCCAGAACCTCTGTGGGACAATGGTAGCACCTACCTCACGGGGAGACAGCAAGAATTAAATGGGATGATGCATGGAACACATAGCATTTGGTCTTGCACTGAGGGGTTCTCAAAAATATTCTCTATTATTAGTATTATCACTACCAGtactatcattattattaagCTCCACCCCCAGAGAGGC
This genomic window contains:
- the PBLD gene encoding phenazine biosynthesis-like domain-containing protein isoform X1 translates to MRLPLFIADAFTAKAFCGNPAAVCLLENKLDEDMHQKIAREMNLSETAFIRKLHPNDNFTQSSCFGLRWFTPASEVPLCGHATLASAAVLFHKIKNVNSTLTFVTLSGELKARRAEDGIVLDLPLYPAHPQDFHEVEDLIKTAIRDTLVQEICYSPDTQNLLVRLSDTYDRSFLEGLMVNTQDLLQVENTGKVKGLILTLKGEPGGQSQAFDFYSRYFAPWVGVAEDPVTGSTHTVLSSYWSQQLGKKEMRAFQCSHRGGELMISVRADGRVDIRGGAAIVLEGTLTA
- the PBLD gene encoding phenazine biosynthesis-like domain-containing protein isoform X4, producing the protein MHQKIAREMNLSETAFIRKLHPNDNFTQSSCFGLRWFTPASEVPLCGHATLASAAVLFHKIKNVNSTLTFVTLSGELKARRAEDGIVLDLPLYPAHPQDFHEVEDLIKTAIRDTLVQEICYSPDTQNLLVRLSDTYDRSFLEGLMVNTQDLLQVENTGKVKGLILTLKGEPGGQSQAFDFYSRYFAPWVGVAEDPVTGSTHTVLSSYWSQQLGKKEMRAFQCSHRGGELMISVRADGRVDIRGGAAIVLEGTLTA
- the PBLD gene encoding phenazine biosynthesis-like domain-containing protein isoform X2 gives rise to the protein MRLPLFIADAFTAKAFCGNPAAVCLLENKLDEDMHQKIAREMNLSETAFIRKLHPNDNFTQSSCFGLRWFTPASEVPLCGHATLASAAVLFHKIKNVNSTLTFVTLSGELKARRAEDGIVLDLPLYPAHPQDFHEVEDLIKTAIRDTLVQEICYSPDTQNLLVRLSDTYDRSFLEGLMVNTQDLLQVENTGKVKGLILTLKGEPGGQSQAFDFYSRYFAPWVGVAEDPVTGSTHTVLSSYWSQQLGKKEMPFQCSHRGGELMISVRADGRVDIRGGAAIVLEGTLTA